From one Lycium ferocissimum isolate CSIRO_LF1 chromosome 7, AGI_CSIRO_Lferr_CH_V1, whole genome shotgun sequence genomic stretch:
- the LOC132064297 gene encoding folate-binding protein 1, protein MEINLQFSLLLLLTTSLHLQLHYVSGKDGGVCISPGGRFPRFSNEGRPPGKVKKGPRDLNLCRVFRGKTCCDVTQTHPAFISIRRLASTGEASQECLHLWEMLECSICDPRVGVQPGPPVLCPSFCDKVYQACSNAYFSIDAKTQVLAPCAVNDFVCGRASEWISNGTELCRVAGFSVKSLSDDPEEVSCYGGKSSVDYIADSWRTSRSKVQEKADNSGLVEDFKQWVEDMTFKERISWAVGGMVLTAGLLFTSQRKSRRQRQKLAALQRTAKKWEGRGSPRSLTS, encoded by the exons atggaaataaaCTTGCAATTCTCTTTGCTACTGTTGTTGACAACATCCCTTCACCTTCAATTACACTACGTATCAG GTAAAGATGGTGGAGTTTGCATTTCTCCTGGTGGCCGCTTTCCTCGATTTTCAAATGAAGGAAGACCTCCAGGAAAAGTAAAAAAGGGCCCAAGAGATTTGAACCTCTGCAGGGTATTTCGCGGAAAAACTTGCTGCGATGTCACGCAGACACATCCTGCTTTTATATCCATTAGGAGGCTTGCTTCAACTGGAGAAGCGAGCCAGGAGTGTTTGCACTTATGGGAAATGTTGGAGTGTTCAATCTGTGATCCACGTGTTGGTGTGCAGCCTGGACCCCCTGTTTTATGCCCCTCTTTCTGTGACAAAGTATACCAAGCTTGCTCCAACGCGTACTTCTCCATTGATGCTAAGACACAG GTTCTAGCACCCTGTGCTGTAAACGACTTTGTTTGTGGTAGAGCATCCGAATGGATCTCTAATGGGACAGAGCTCTGCCGCGTTGCAGGTTTTTCTGTGAAGTCTTTGTCTGATGATCCAGAAGAAGTTTCTTGCTACGGCGGAAAATCTAGTGTGGATTATATTGCTGATTCGTGGAGGACTTCACGATCCAAGGTGCAAGAGAAAGCGGACAATTCGGGTTTGGTGGAAGATTTCAAGCAATGGGTGGAGGACATGACATTTAAAGAGAGAATATCTTGGGCTGTAGGAGGCATGGTTCTTACAGCAGGACTTCTATTTACCAG TCAAAGGAAAAGCCGTAGGCAACGCCAGAAACTAGCAGCCCTCCAACGTACTGCCAAGAAATGGGAAGGAAGGGGGAGCCCGAGATCTCTTACAAGTTGA